In the Armatimonadota bacterium genome, one interval contains:
- a CDS encoding DUF917 family protein: MRLSADDIEPLVIGGSLLGGGGGGDPALGRRFARMALDLGTPEIIPLEALPTEATVVTVALVGAPSAPEQHVTPEDLARAVRLLQETFGVRAAALNGNENGGFASVNGWVQSAVLGIPLVDAPCNGRAHPTALMGAMGLHRVPGYLSRQAAVGGAGGRRLEVTVAGSVEGASALVRQAAVQAGGVVGVARNPVEAGYLAAHGAPGAIAMARRLGQAVLEALPQGGEAAWSAAAGILGGTVVDVGRILRVNLAMAGGFDRGTVIVRTSRTYELSVWNEYMTLERDGRRLATFPDLIATLAESGLPLTSAELREGMTVALLTAPRERLLLGAGVRDAELLRAAGEVIGKDLSRPNGSGES, from the coding sequence ATGAGGCTGTCGGCCGACGATATCGAGCCGCTGGTGATCGGCGGATCCCTCCTGGGAGGCGGGGGCGGCGGCGATCCGGCGCTGGGCCGCCGGTTCGCGCGGATGGCGCTGGACCTGGGCACCCCGGAGATCATCCCGCTGGAGGCGCTGCCGACGGAGGCGACCGTGGTCACGGTGGCGCTCGTCGGCGCGCCGTCCGCGCCCGAGCAGCACGTGACTCCGGAGGACCTGGCCCGGGCCGTCCGCCTGCTGCAGGAGACCTTCGGCGTCCGGGCCGCCGCCCTCAACGGCAACGAGAACGGCGGGTTCGCCTCCGTCAACGGATGGGTGCAGTCGGCCGTCCTGGGGATTCCGCTGGTGGATGCGCCGTGCAACGGGCGGGCCCACCCCACCGCCCTGATGGGCGCCATGGGGCTGCACCGGGTGCCGGGCTACCTCTCCCGGCAGGCGGCGGTCGGCGGCGCCGGCGGACGCCGTCTCGAGGTGACGGTCGCCGGCTCGGTGGAGGGCGCGTCGGCTCTGGTGCGGCAGGCCGCGGTGCAGGCCGGCGGAGTCGTGGGGGTGGCGCGCAATCCCGTAGAGGCAGGCTATCTGGCCGCGCACGGCGCCCCGGGGGCGATCGCCATGGCGCGGCGCCTGGGCCAGGCCGTCCTCGAGGCGCTCCCGCAGGGAGGAGAAGCGGCCTGGTCCGCGGCGGCCGGAATCCTCGGCGGCACGGTCGTCGATGTCGGCCGGATCCTCCGCGTGAACCTGGCGATGGCCGGAGGATTCGACCGGGGCACCGTCATCGTCCGGACCTCCCGGACCTATGAACTGTCGGTGTGGAACGAGTACATGACGCTGGAGCGCGACGGCCGCCGGCTGGCGACCTTTCCGGACCTGATCGCCACCCTGGCCGAAAGCGGCCTGCCTCTGACCTCCGCGGAGCTGCGTGAGGGCATGACCGTAGCCCTCCTGACCGCTCCCCGAGAGCGCCTGCTCCTCGGCGCGGGCGTGCGGGACGCGGAGCTGCTCCGCGCGGCGGGCGAAGTGATCGGCAAAGATCTGAGTCGGCCCAACGGCTCGGGCGAATCGTAA
- a CDS encoding DUF1177 domain-containing protein translates to MWKQTIEAYELLDAATVNGEAVAATLRARGLEVQVRHVEGERGATDVLRISVPGTRGRTTGGDAPTLGVIGQLGGIGARPARIGLVSDADGAITAVAVALKLADMRRAGDLLPGDVIVTTHICPQAPTRPHHPVPFMDSPVGIDRLVRLAVDPAMEAILSIDTTRGNRVVNSRGIAISPTVKEGYLLRVSEDLLDLLQAVTGRLPVVLPLTTQDITPYGNDIFHLNSIAQPATVTTAPVVGVALTTEVAVPGPATGASQAADIEEAARFCIEVAKAYGAGSCRFYDPEEFHRLLALYGPMSRLQAPHPWPGEAGPPP, encoded by the coding sequence GTGTGGAAGCAGACGATCGAAGCCTATGAGCTCCTGGATGCGGCGACCGTCAACGGAGAGGCGGTCGCCGCGACGCTGCGGGCGCGGGGATTGGAGGTCCAGGTCCGGCACGTCGAGGGGGAGCGCGGGGCGACGGACGTCCTGCGGATCAGCGTCCCCGGGACGCGGGGACGGACGACCGGCGGCGACGCGCCGACGCTGGGCGTGATCGGGCAGTTGGGCGGCATCGGAGCCCGCCCCGCGCGGATCGGCCTCGTCTCCGACGCCGACGGGGCCATCACCGCCGTGGCCGTGGCCTTGAAACTGGCCGACATGCGGCGGGCCGGCGACCTCCTGCCCGGCGACGTGATCGTCACCACACACATCTGCCCGCAGGCGCCGACCCGCCCCCACCATCCCGTCCCCTTCATGGACTCACCTGTGGGGATCGACCGGCTGGTCCGGCTGGCCGTGGATCCGGCGATGGAAGCGATTCTCTCCATCGACACGACGCGGGGGAACCGGGTCGTCAACAGCCGCGGCATCGCCATTTCGCCCACCGTCAAGGAAGGCTATCTCCTGCGGGTCAGCGAGGACCTGCTGGACCTCCTGCAGGCGGTCACGGGACGTCTTCCCGTCGTCCTGCCGCTGACCACGCAGGACATCACCCCCTACGGCAACGACATCTTCCACCTCAACAGCATCGCGCAACCGGCGACGGTGACCACGGCGCCGGTCGTGGGCGTGGCGCTGACCACGGAGGTGGCGGTGCCCGGACCGGCGACGGGGGCCAGTCAGGCGGCGGACATCGAAGAGGCGGCCCGGTTCTGCATCGAGGTGGCCAAGGCCTACGGCGCGGGGAGTTGCCGGTTTTACGACCCCGAGGAGTTCCACCGGCTGCTCGCCCTCTATGGACCCATGAGCCGGCTCCAGGCGCCCCACCCCTGGCCGGGGGAGGCGGGCCCGCCACCGTGA
- a CDS encoding ABC transporter substrate-binding protein encodes MHRWLVLLTVVTLAGLVLSGTSPPAAAQAPTTLTQGLGEEPENIDPQRTNRFHSLIVLSYIVEPLFTLDREFKVVPLLAQSYTWSPDRKTLRVVLKDGITFHNGAPLTSADVKATFERYITVSPLSSYVRPRNGGIVGMDTPDSRTIIFRFGQPKPLAMISDLADAHTGILPASFIASTPSADIGIRALIGTGPYIFKEWVPGDRIVLERNDRYRHGPVFSPNRGPAHFQRMVFRIIPEDATMTAEVTAGNVDITFDVTPSGLQQLRANPNVVVMQAPTYSVQYLVLNMERWMFQNARVRQAIAHSIDKEAIARAAWLGVGRPVDGLINEATIGYWPGVKQYAYKYDVARAKALLAEAGWRPGADGILRRDGDRFEVTLITFSNIDQWRRAGVIVQSQLKQVGIEVKVETAEVGATYDRARAGNFDIGIFRNTWWLAQPYLTFLTHSVNIPSSNFSRWPNPELDKALDTASNALDDGERERALQRAQRIIVESAVWVPLVSNTNLLAAKKSVGGLDVLAQHPWWPVHLRALALTRK; translated from the coding sequence ATGCATCGCTGGCTCGTTCTCCTGACCGTGGTTACGCTGGCCGGTCTGGTGCTGTCGGGGACTTCGCCGCCGGCGGCGGCGCAGGCACCTACCACCCTCACCCAGGGGCTGGGGGAGGAACCTGAGAACATCGACCCCCAGCGAACCAACCGGTTCCACTCGCTGATCGTGCTCAGCTACATCGTCGAGCCGCTGTTTACCCTCGACAGAGAGTTCAAGGTCGTCCCGCTCCTGGCGCAGTCCTATACCTGGTCGCCGGACAGGAAAACGCTCCGCGTCGTCCTCAAGGACGGTATTACCTTCCACAACGGCGCTCCGCTCACCTCAGCCGACGTCAAGGCGACGTTCGAACGGTATATCACCGTGTCGCCCCTTTCCTCGTACGTACGACCGCGCAACGGGGGGATCGTCGGCATGGACACGCCGGATTCACGCACCATCATCTTTCGGTTCGGTCAGCCCAAGCCGCTGGCCATGATCTCGGACCTGGCCGACGCGCATACCGGCATTCTGCCGGCGTCCTTCATCGCCAGCACCCCCTCGGCCGACATCGGGATCCGGGCGCTGATCGGGACCGGTCCGTACATCTTCAAGGAATGGGTGCCGGGCGACCGGATCGTGCTTGAGCGGAATGACCGCTACCGCCACGGTCCGGTTTTTTCGCCCAACCGAGGGCCGGCCCACTTCCAGCGCATGGTGTTCAGAATCATTCCCGAAGACGCCACCATGACGGCGGAGGTGACGGCGGGCAACGTGGACATCACCTTCGACGTCACGCCCTCCGGCCTCCAGCAGCTGCGCGCCAATCCCAACGTGGTCGTGATGCAGGCGCCCACGTACAGTGTCCAATACCTCGTCCTGAACATGGAACGTTGGATGTTCCAGAACGCCAGGGTCCGGCAGGCCATCGCCCACAGCATCGACAAGGAGGCGATCGCCCGCGCGGCGTGGCTGGGCGTGGGGCGGCCGGTCGACGGTTTGATCAATGAGGCCACCATCGGCTACTGGCCCGGCGTCAAGCAGTACGCATACAAGTATGACGTGGCCCGGGCGAAGGCGCTGCTCGCCGAAGCCGGCTGGCGACCCGGGGCCGACGGGATCCTGCGGCGCGACGGCGACCGTTTCGAGGTCACGCTCATCACCTTCTCGAACATCGACCAGTGGCGCCGCGCCGGCGTCATCGTGCAGAGCCAGCTGAAGCAGGTGGGTATCGAGGTCAAGGTCGAGACCGCCGAGGTGGGCGCGACCTATGATCGCGCCCGAGCCGGGAACTTCGACATCGGGATCTTCCGCAACACCTGGTGGCTGGCGCAGCCCTACCTGACGTTCCTGACGCATTCGGTGAACATCCCCTCCAGCAACTTCTCGCGGTGGCCCAATCCCGAACTGGACAAGGCGCTGGACACGGCGAGCAACGCGCTGGACGACGGGGAACGCGAGCGGGCGCTGCAGCGGGCGCAGCGCATCATCGTGGAGTCCGCGGTCTGGGTGCCGCTCGTCTCCAACACCAACCTTCTCGCCGCCAAGAAATCGGTGGGAGGATTGGACGTGCTGGCTCAGCACCCGTGGTGGCCGGTGCACCTGCGAGCGCTGGCGCTGACGCGGAAGTAG
- a CDS encoding ABC transporter permease, with amino-acid sequence MSRFVFQRLLALVPVAVGVTLLVFSLLHLTGDPIRLLYGLNVPEEIVQQRREELGLNRPVPVQYLLWLGRAVRGDLGQSITTGDRVVAMIGARVGPTLELTILALLVTLTVSIPAGIVAAVRRDTWLDALSRIAALFWVSMPIFWLGLLFILVFGVKLGWLPISGRAETFWSLDGLRTHLLPVLTLGLPPAALFTRLTRSSMLEVIGEEYIRTARSKGLAERTVIVRHALRNALIPLLTLIGLRLPWLFGGAVITETVFAWPGMGRLLVDSVLKRDYPVVQGIVMAMAALVVASSLLVDLLYAYVDPRIRYD; translated from the coding sequence CTGAGCCGCTTCGTCTTCCAGCGGCTGCTGGCCCTCGTCCCCGTGGCGGTCGGGGTCACCCTGTTGGTGTTCAGCCTGCTCCACCTCACGGGTGACCCCATCCGTCTTCTCTACGGCCTGAACGTTCCGGAGGAGATCGTCCAGCAGCGGCGTGAGGAGCTCGGCCTGAACCGCCCGGTGCCGGTGCAGTACCTGCTGTGGCTGGGCCGGGCCGTCCGCGGCGATCTGGGCCAGTCCATCACCACGGGGGATCGTGTCGTGGCGATGATCGGGGCGCGCGTCGGTCCGACGCTCGAGCTCACAATCCTGGCGCTGCTGGTGACGCTGACCGTGAGTATCCCGGCGGGGATCGTCGCCGCGGTGCGGCGGGATACCTGGCTCGACGCCCTCTCCCGAATCGCGGCGCTGTTCTGGGTCTCCATGCCCATCTTCTGGTTGGGGCTCCTGTTCATCCTCGTCTTTGGCGTAAAGCTGGGCTGGCTGCCGATCTCCGGCCGGGCCGAGACGTTCTGGTCCCTCGACGGTCTCCGCACGCACCTCCTCCCCGTGCTGACCCTCGGCCTGCCGCCCGCCGCTCTGTTCACGCGGTTGACACGCTCCAGCATGCTGGAAGTGATCGGCGAGGAGTACATCCGCACCGCACGGAGCAAAGGGCTGGCGGAGAGGACGGTGATCGTGCGGCACGCCCTGCGCAACGCCCTGATCCCGCTGCTGACCCTCATCGGGCTGCGCCTGCCGTGGTTGTTCGGCGGCGCGGTGATCACCGAGACGGTCTTCGCCTGGCCCGGTATGGGCCGGCTCCTGGTCGATTCCGTCCTCAAGCGCGACTACCCGGTCGTGCAGGGGATCGTCATGGCCATGGCTGCTCTGGTAGTGGCCAGCAGCCTGCTCGTCGACCTGTTGTACGCCTATGTTGATCCCAGGATCCGTTACGATTGA
- a CDS encoding ABC transporter permease produces MLLGFILVLAVALVALLAEAIAPQDPTLLNMDALLAPPGPNHLFGTDELGRDIFSRVVHGTRYALLIGVAVVLIEALIGIVLGATAAYFGGWADAVLMRVVDVMLAVPTLVLALAIAGVLGGGLGNMILAIGVTGWREFARLIRGQVLVIRTATYVEAARALGAGDLRVLARHVLPNALGTAIVYTTLEMPAALLWAASLSFLGLGAQPPTPEWGAMVAEGRGFIGQAWWVSTFPGLAIMITVLGFNFLGDGLRDLLDPRTARVL; encoded by the coding sequence ATGCTCCTCGGGTTCATCCTGGTGCTGGCCGTGGCCCTGGTGGCGCTGCTGGCTGAGGCGATCGCGCCGCAGGATCCGACCCTGCTGAACATGGACGCCCTGCTCGCCCCGCCCGGGCCGAACCACCTCTTCGGCACCGACGAGCTCGGCCGCGACATCTTCAGTCGCGTCGTTCACGGCACACGCTACGCGCTGCTCATCGGTGTCGCGGTGGTCCTGATCGAAGCCCTGATCGGCATCGTGCTGGGCGCGACCGCCGCCTACTTCGGCGGCTGGGCCGATGCCGTGCTGATGCGTGTCGTGGACGTCATGCTCGCGGTGCCCACGCTGGTGCTGGCCCTGGCCATCGCCGGCGTGCTGGGCGGCGGGCTGGGCAACATGATCCTCGCCATCGGGGTCACGGGGTGGCGGGAGTTTGCCCGCCTGATCCGCGGCCAGGTGCTGGTGATCCGAACGGCGACGTACGTGGAAGCGGCCCGGGCGCTGGGCGCGGGAGATCTCCGCGTGCTGGCCCGGCACGTGCTGCCCAACGCGCTGGGCACGGCGATCGTCTACACCACGCTGGAGATGCCGGCGGCGCTGTTGTGGGCGGCCTCGCTGAGCTTCCTGGGGCTGGGCGCGCAACCGCCCACCCCGGAGTGGGGGGCCATGGTGGCCGAAGGGCGCGGCTTCATCGGGCAGGCCTGGTGGGTGTCCACGTTTCCGGGGCTGGCGATCATGATCACCGTTCTCGGCTTCAACTTCCTGGGGGACGGGCTGCGGGATCTGCTCGATCCCCGGACGGCGCGCGTCCTCTGA
- a CDS encoding ArgE/DapE family deacylase has translation MEPLLEAIGQQEEDLVGLCRRLIQIPSENPPGDVRELATFVAETLTAWGIAPIWHEPAPGRANIVASIGPTDGKTLILNGHLDVVPAGKPGRWSHPPFAGDVSGGLLYGRGAVDMKGGVAALMIAFRALAATVLPGRIILALTADEETGGRWGTRWLVEHAGLHGDGALIAEPSGPGIATIGQKGVLWLKVKSVGSAAHGSLSPYAGTNAILRLTDALPVFTALAGRSGDFPDALRPILRRSKTRMAAAVGETAIQALDHVTVNIGTIRGGTKVNVVPDEAVAEIDIRVPLGCSAGAIRDEIEASLTARGLILEECTVSEPNYTEPEADVARALARAVEVVAGQQPEFLLQWATSDARHFRAAGIPVVQYGPWGQGIHGDDEAVYIDHLTHCAKVYAILSHTFLAVPPRDAPPVRP, from the coding sequence ATGGAGCCTTTGCTCGAGGCCATCGGGCAGCAGGAGGAGGACCTCGTCGGCCTCTGCCGCCGCCTGATCCAGATCCCCAGCGAGAACCCGCCCGGCGACGTGCGGGAGCTGGCGACCTTTGTCGCCGAGACCCTAACGGCGTGGGGGATCGCGCCGATCTGGCACGAGCCCGCACCCGGCCGGGCGAACATTGTCGCCTCGATCGGGCCGACCGACGGAAAAACCTTGATCCTCAACGGTCACCTGGACGTCGTACCGGCCGGGAAGCCCGGCCGATGGTCCCATCCGCCCTTCGCCGGGGATGTGTCCGGCGGCCTGCTCTACGGCCGGGGCGCTGTGGACATGAAAGGCGGCGTCGCCGCCCTGATGATTGCCTTCCGGGCCCTGGCCGCAACGGTGCTGCCCGGCCGAATCATCCTCGCCCTCACGGCGGATGAGGAAACCGGCGGTCGATGGGGGACGCGCTGGCTGGTTGAGCACGCCGGGCTGCACGGCGACGGAGCGCTCATCGCCGAGCCGTCGGGCCCCGGCATCGCCACAATCGGGCAGAAGGGCGTGTTGTGGCTGAAGGTGAAGAGCGTGGGCTCGGCGGCCCACGGCAGCCTGAGCCCCTACGCCGGCACAAATGCCATCCTCCGGCTGACCGACGCCCTGCCGGTCTTCACCGCGCTGGCCGGGCGTAGCGGCGATTTTCCCGATGCGCTCCGTCCCATCTTGCGGCGCTCCAAGACCCGGATGGCCGCCGCGGTTGGGGAGACCGCAATCCAGGCCCTGGACCACGTCACCGTCAACATCGGCACCATCCGGGGGGGTACCAAGGTCAACGTGGTCCCCGACGAGGCCGTGGCCGAGATCGACATCCGCGTGCCCCTCGGTTGCTCGGCCGGGGCGATCAGGGACGAGATCGAGGCCTCCCTCACCGCGCGGGGGCTGATCCTCGAAGAGTGTACCGTCTCCGAACCGAACTACACCGAGCCGGAGGCCGACGTGGCCAGAGCGCTGGCGCGAGCCGTGGAGGTGGTCGCCGGACAGCAACCGGAGTTCCTCCTGCAGTGGGCAACAAGCGACGCCAGGCACTTCCGCGCCGCCGGCATCCCCGTGGTGCAGTACGGTCCCTGGGGGCAGGGCATCCACGGCGACGACGAGGCCGTGTACATCGACCACCTGACGCATTGCGCCAAGGTCTACGCGATCCTGAGCCACACCTTCCTGGCGGTGCCTCCGAGGGACGCCCCGCCGGTCCGGCCCTGA